The following are encoded in a window of Esox lucius isolate fEsoLuc1 chromosome 14, fEsoLuc1.pri, whole genome shotgun sequence genomic DNA:
- the LOC105014866 gene encoding trithorax group protein osa gives MGNMCKLTLVSLALLCLVHIDSTWAKRSGSSSSSKSGSSAKRPSKTSNTQTGSYPRQPQSPNRNPNPYPAGGSYPGKGTNQNPAGGYPVAGGYPNQQYPARANPAGYPNQNPAAGGYPAAGGYPAAGGYPAAGGYPAAGGYPNQQYPGRVNPGGYPNQNPAAGGYPAAGGYPAAGGYPAAGGYPAAGGYPNQNPGRGVINPGYPAAGYPAGGYPVRGGNTGQGFGQAGGYPGGGMGGGYQPNWNPNNKILSPRYGAGNGYGGGYGGMGGGSPFSRSVQSMGHYPSTQSKGFAKKALMAAGVGAVAGMAIGYGLGRFPRPHFNFHNPQEEQYYNNYMYKKYGERSTDENDYARDYTYKIPPQAESYDSFMDTCMKRNDLLQDQDGPSHNTPDKPRNKLQGADSQSMPITPEVGNSSPASNPHGTAGEGKEEDDGPTVSIEEIGYPALVEQLKNRKCVELYLTYSERFLEKQTAERSSAVNNMSENSHSSPHSHWLVQMITTLLMVLSSTLLLQ, from the coding sequence ATGGGAAACATGTGTAAGCTTACCCTGGTATCTCTGGCCCTTCTGTGTCTGGTTCACATTGACTCTACATGGGCCAAGAGGAGTGGCAGCTCTAGTAGCAGCAAAAGCGGAAGCTCTGCCAAAAGGCCatcaaaaacatcaaacacacagaccGGAAGCTACCCCAGACAACCCCAGAGCCCGAACAGGAACCCCAACCCGTACCCAGCAGGAGGTAGTTATCCAGGGAAAGGTACCAACCAGAACCCAGCCGGCGGCTATCCTGTTGCTGGTGGCTACCCCAACCAGCAGTATCCTGCCAGAGCAAATCCTGCTGGATATCCAAACCAGAACCCTGCAGCCGGTGGCTATCCTGCAGCCGGTGGCTATCCTGCAGCCGGTGGCTATCCTGCAGCCGGTGGCTATCCTGCAGCCGGTGGCTATCCCAACCAGCAGTATCCAGGCAGAGTGAATCCTGGTGGATATCCAAACCAGAACCCTGCAGCCGGTGGCTATCCTGCAGCCGGTGGCTATCCTGCAGCCGGTGGCTATCCTGCAGCCGGTGGCTATCCTGCAGCTGGTGGCTATCCCAACCAGAACCCTGGGAGAGGAGTAATCAATCCTGGTTACCCAGCGGCAGGTTACCCGGCTGGTGGTTACCCAGTAAGAGGGGGAAATACCGGGCAAGGCTTTGGGCAAGCAGGGGGCTATCCCGGTGGAGGGATGGGAGGAGGATATCAACCCAACTGGAACCCAAATAATAAGATTCTAAGTCCCCGCTACGGTGCAGGCAATGGTTATGGAGGTGGGTATGGTGGGATGGGAGGCGGTTCTCCTTTCTCACGTTCAGTTCAGAGTATGGGACACTACCCCTCCACTCAGTCCAAGGGCTTTGCCAAGAAGGCTCTTATGGCTGCAGGGGTTGGAGCTGTTGCAGGTATGGCGATCGGCTATGGCCTTGGGCGTTTCCCTCGCCCACACTTCAACTTCCACAACCCTCAGGAGGAGCAGTACTACAACAACTACATGTATAAGAAATACGGCGAGCGTTCCACAGACGAAAATGACTATGCCCGGGACTATACTTATAAAATACCACCACAGGCAGAGTCTTATGACAGCTTCATGGATACCTGCATGAAAAGGAATGACCTTCTGCAGGACCAGGACGGCCCCTCCCACAACACACCTGACAAACCCAGGAACAAACTCCAGGGAGCTGACAGCCAGAGCATGCCTATTACTCCTGAGGTGGGGAACAGCAGTCCAGCTAGCAACCCTCATGGAACAGCtggagaggggaaggaggaggacgATGGGCCCACAGTGAGCATTGAGGAGATTGGTTACCCTGCGTTGGTGGAGCAGCTTAAGAACCGGAAGTGCGTGGAGCTGTACCTTACATATTCTGAGCGCTTCCTGGAGAAGCAGACAGCTGAACGCAGCAGTGCTGTCAACAATATGTCTGAGAACAGTCACAGCAGCCCCCATAGCCATTGGCTGGTACAGATGATAACCACCCTCCTCATGGTCCTGAGCAGCACTCTCTTACTGCAGTAA